One Flavobacterium sp. 90 DNA segment encodes these proteins:
- a CDS encoding 4Fe-4S dicluster domain-containing protein — MAIIITDECINCGACEPECPNTAIYEGADDWRYKDGTSLSGKVILPDGTEVDAGDAQTPISDEVYYIVPGKCTECKGFHDEPQCAAVCPVDCCIPDDNHVEDEETLLNRQAFLHGE; from the coding sequence ATGGCAATAATTATAACTGACGAATGCATAAACTGTGGGGCTTGTGAACCAGAGTGCCCAAATACAGCAATTTATGAAGGAGCTGATGATTGGAGATATAAAGACGGAACTAGTCTTTCTGGAAAAGTAATTTTACCTGACGGAACTGAGGTTGATGCTGGTGATGCTCAAACTCCAATTTCTGATGAAGTATATTACATCGTTCCTGGAAAATGTACAGAATGTAAAGGTTTTCATGATGAACCTCAATGTGCGGCTGTATGTCCTGTAGATTGTTGTATACCAGATGATAATCACGTAGAAGATGAAGAAACCTTGTTGAATAGACAAGCGTTTTTACACGGTGAATAA